One Calderihabitans maritimus genomic window, CTTAATAATTCCATTTTAGGTCCTCCCATAAGTCACACAAACCGGGGTTCATCGGTTTAGTTCATCTTATGAGAGGACACTAAAATCTGCCAAAAACTATATCTTATACACTGTTATAGTCATGGTATTATCTTCCGAGTTTTGATATAGCCCAAACATTAAACGATATTCCTTCAAGGTTTTATTTAAAAAATCTACCACTTTGTATAGCTCGGCATGATAGCCTACTGTTTTAGTAGCGATAGGATGTAACTGCTGTTCTTTGTTTTTCCTCATTTAAACCACCTTCCCTTAATTACCTTTAATTAAAGCGAAGGCTTCCGCCCGGGTGGCTTCGCTGGTCTTGAACAACCCCCGTACCGCGGAGGTCAGAGTTTGCGATCCAGGTTTCTTCACTCCCCGCATAGTCATACACATATGCTCAGCCTCTACAACCACCAGCACTCCGTGAGGCTTCAAAGCACGCATTATAGCATCGGCTATTTGGGAAGTGAGTCGCTCTTGGAGTTGCGGCCGTTTAGCAAACCCTTCCACAACTCTGGCCAGCTTGCTCAGGCCCGTAATTCTCCCTTTACGCGGAATATAAGCCACATGAGCTTTTCCATAG contains:
- a CDS encoding YpmA family protein; this translates as MRKNKEQQLHPIATKTVGYHAELYKVVDFLNKTLKEYRLMFGLYQNSEDNTMTITVYKI
- the folE gene encoding GTP cyclohydrolase I FolE produces the protein MDLGKIEKGVRLILEGLGEDTSREGLRDTPARVARMYKEIFCGLEEDPEAHLQVYFTEEHEEMVLVKDIPLYSMCEHHLLPFYGKAHVAYIPRKGRITGLSKLARVVEGFAKRPQLQERLTSQIADAIMRALKPHGVLVVVEAEHMCMTMRGVKKPGSQTLTSAVRGLFKTSEATRAEAFALIKGN